The following proteins come from a genomic window of Anopheles ziemanni chromosome 3, idAnoZiCoDA_A2_x.2, whole genome shotgun sequence:
- the LOC131285342 gene encoding regulator of nonsense transcripts 2 — protein MSQECTISLDKLSLEGDKKAGTNPAPNAEAESQDPQDVDGSKSNAEQEEAERNELQAFVESQQERYQQKATQRQLNHAPERPAEEDFFRYDSSVKKNTAFVKRLKQFTAQQLPSLMQDVSNLNLTKYISEVSAALIEVKLKMSDIAAAVSLCSYLHQTYADFAPTLFENWQKALLIKPGEKVANLSKMRVDLRFYAELISIGIFSNKLGLPLLGACLTGLITQDKEEHVNLSIVLSFCKHCGDEYAGLVPARMTELAKKYSMTIPMSQLLPADKQCNLRNLLKDYYHSLADHLKKEHKQLQLAEKSKRKMLQTKGEITAEKREQLAQLQASYEKLFSSTSTLAELLGQAMPELVVEPDSSNPLEGTVLDGKGGEEVQFTNLDPWRDDETKSFYVDLPDLRLFLPNYCGKKIQSQPDDEYEGGEGVDMLAEPPITEEALDMDMPELDTDGPELEPAEQEPEEIVGEEGDPLGEMADQGESAGVDGESGTGLLKPDGTSGCGTPNSQANRKYFEQYVQNLQNCVNRELIDNAAIDFLLNLNTKSKRKRLVKVLFGVQRTRLDLLPMYARLVAIIDLVSPDVGNELCQMLKIDFKYHLKKKDQINIETKIKVVRYIGELVKFGIYKKLEALYCLRCMLLSFQHHHIEMTCAFLEVCGVYLYNCPESRMRTNAFLEQMMRLKMNTTMHGRHGQQVENCYYLVKRPERLKVTRKVRPLIHSYIRHLIYKELDKSNVDKMIKLLRRLDWGDPSTFTYAVRCLSKAYNIRYHLIRSLADLLAGLNSYQERAVVRVLDTVFEDVRAGLEIHDNKLAQRRVAMVKYLGELYNYQLVDSNTILNTLYSIISFGVSLTHDGPPSAVDPPESLFRLKLACVLLDTSGQYFVSGVNRKRLDYFLVFFQQYYWFKKSHPFFASGAGVGSDAGATTGIVAGAKDLFPILMDHMYRECLKSLRPKLKLFTSFEQAMEAVQTLRQQIYPAEELEKQMRKDELIAAQGITTTSDAPDSSEHEDSTMQSDECTSDAGEDMSECYEPKRPHSSRTVGDDDEDDTTTPPAADSGDLDGLECYNDDEEEDDDENDDEEDEDERDYDLEVAVEPMPPPAVKQPEDLEFEREFERMASECIQQRAKESSKVNPKQVPVPVTFRNETKKSYDQLQEPTVEKPDTVPFALMIRGKGKQQVYKTFEAPEDSQLAQYIREQERKQQEEKDNVKRLTLNISERLEEEDYQESLNQPTRAADPLRMRPLKPAKFKHPKGVPDIDAIFH, from the exons ATGTCCCAAGAATGCACAATATCCTTGGATAAGCTATCGCTGGAGGGAGACAAAAAGGCCGGAACCAACCCGGCACCAAACGCAGAAGCGGAATCACAGGATCCACAAGATGTCGATGGTAGCAAATCGAACGCCGAACAAGAGGAAGCTGAACGCAATGAACTGCAAGCGTTTGTCGAGAGTCAACAGGAACGGTATCAGCAGAAAGCCACACAGCGTCAGCTTAACCATGCACCGGAGCGTCCGGCCGAGGAAGACTTTTTCCGGTACGATTCGAGCGTGAAGAAAAACACGGCGTTTGTGAAACGGTTGAAACAATTCACCGCCCAGCAGCTACCGTCCCTTATGCAGGACGTGTCGAACCTGAACCTCACGAAGTACATCTCGGAGGTAAGCGCCGCGCTGATCGAGGTGAAACTGAAGATGAGTGATATTGCGGCCGCTGTGTCGTTGTGCAGCTATCTACATCAGACTTACGCCGACTTTGCACCGACATTGTTCGAAAACTGGCAGAAAGCTTTGCTCATTAAGCCGGGCGAAAAGGTGGCAAATCTGAGTAAGATGCGCGTTGACCTTCGGTTTTACGCGGAGTTGATTAGCATCGGAATTTTTTCGAACAAGCTCGGCCTTCCACTGCTGGGTGCCTGCCTTACCGGGCTCATAACGCAGGACAAGGAGGAGCACGTTAATTTGTCAATCGTGCTGTCGTTTTGCAAACACTGTGGGGACGAGTATGCCGGGCTCGTTCCAGCCCGTATGACGGAGCTGGCAAAAAAGTACAGCATGACGATACCGATGTCGCAACTGCTACCCGCCGACAAGCAATGTAATCTGCGCAACCTGCTGAAGGATTACTACCACTCGCTCGCCGACCATCTTAAGAAAGAGCACAAGCAGCTACAACTGGCCGAAAAGTCGAAGCGTAAGATGCTCCAGACGAAGGGTGAAATTACCGCTGAAAAGCGCGAACAGCTGGCGCAACTGCAGGCTTCGTACGAGAAACTGTTCTCATCAACGAGCACGCTGGCGGAACTGCTCGGGCAAGCGATGCCAGAACTGGTCGTTGAACCAGACAGCAGCAACCCTCTGGAGGGTACCGTTCTTGATGGCAAGGGTGGCGAGGAGGTGCAGTTCACAAATCTCGATCCATGGCGCGACGATGAAACGAAATCGTTCTACGTTGATCTGCCGGATTTGCGACTCTTTTTGCCAAACTACTGCGGAAAGAAGATACAATCGCAGCCAGACGATGAGTACGAAGGCGGTGAAGGGGTAGATATGCTGGCCGAACCACCCATCACAGAGGAAGCGTTGGATATGGATATGCCCGAATTAGATACCGATGGGCCCGAACTGGAGCCCGCGGAGCAGGAACCGGAGGAAATTGTAGGTGAGGAGGGTGATCCGCTTGGTGAGATGGCGGATCAGGGAGAATCGGCGGGCGTGGATGGCGAATCGGGTACCGGTTTGCTGAAACCCGATGGGACCAGTGGCTGTGGAACGCCCAACAGTCAGGCTAACCGTAAATACTTCGAGCAGTACGTACAGAACCTGCAAAACTGCGTGAATCGCGAGCTGATCGATAATGCGGCCATCGATTTCCTGCTCAATCTGAACACCAAAAGCAAACGGAAGCGATTGGTGAAAGTACTGTTCGGAGTGCAACGTACGCGGCTCGATCTGCTACCGATGTACGCACGGCTCGTGGCCATTATCGACCTGGTGTCTCCCGACGTCGGAAACGAGCTGTGTCAGATGTTGAAGATTGATTTCAAGTATCATTTGAAGAAGAAGGACCAGATCAACATCGAAACCAAGATCAAGGTGGTACGCTATATTGGCGAGCTGGTGAAATTTGGCATCTACAAGAAGCTGGAGGCGCTCTACTGCCTTCGATGCATGCTACTAAGCTTCCAACATCACCACATCGAGATGACGTGCGCTTTTCTGGAG GTTTGCGGTGTGTACCTGTACAACTGTCCCGAGAGCCGTATGCGCACGAACGCTTTCCTGGAGCAGATGATGCGCCTCAAAATGAACACCACCATGCACGGCCGGCACGGGCAACAGGTGGAAAACTGCTACTATCTGGTGAAGCGCCCGGAGCGGTTGAAGGTGACGCGAAAGGTGCGGCCACTGATTCACTCCTACATCCGGCACCTGATCTACAAGGAGCTGGACAAATCGAATGTGGACAAAATGATAAAGCTGCTGCGGCGGCTCGACTGGGGCGATCCGTCCACCTTCACGTACGCCGTCCGGTGCCTCTCGAAGGCGTACAACATCCGGTACCATTTGATTCGCAGTCTGGCCGATCTGCTGGCAGGGCTTAACTCGTACCAGGAGCGTGCCGTCGTCCGGGTACTTGACACGGTGTTTGAGGACGTCCGAGCCGGGCTGGAGATACACGACAACAAGTTGGCCCAGCGTCGGGTGGCGATGGTAAAGTATCTCGGCGAACTGTACAACTACCAGCTGGTGGATTCAAACACCATCCTCAACACGCTCTACTCCATCATCTCGTTCGGGGTCAGTCTCACACACGACGGACCACCGTCGGCCGTCGATCCGCCGGAGTCACTGTTTCGGCTCAAACTGGCCTGCGTGCTGCTAGATACCTCGGGGCAGTATTTCGTGTCCGGTGTGAATCGGAAGCGATTGGACTATTTTCTCGTCTTCTTTCAGCAGTACTATTGGTTCAAAAAGTCACATCCATTCTTTGCCTCTGGCGCAGGTGTCGGAAGTGACGCCGGCGCCACCACCGGCATTGTTGCAGGCGCAAAAGATCTTTTCCCCATCCTAATGGACCACATGTACCGAGAGTGTCTGAAGAGTTTGCGACCGAAATTGAAACTGTTCACCAGCTTCGAGCAGGCAATGGAAGCGGTGCAGACGTTACGCCAACAAATATATCCCGCCGAGGAATTGGAAAAGCAGATGCGAAAGGATGAACTGATAGCTGCGCAGGGAATAACAACCACGAGCGATGCACCGGATTCGTCCGAGCACGAAGACTCGACGATGCAGTCGGATGAGTGCACATCGGATGCGGGCGAAGATATGTCGGAGTGCTACGAACCGAAGCGACCACACTCGAGCCGCACGGTCGGAgacgatgatgaggatgacACGACGACGCCACCTGCTGCGGACAGCGGAGACCTGGATGGGCTGGAATGTTACAACGATGATGAGGAAGAGGACGATGATGAGAACGAtgacgaggaggacgaagaTGAGCGCGATTACGATCTCGAGGTCGCAGTAGAACCGATGCCGCCACCAGCCGTGAAACAGCCGGAAGATTTGGAGTTCGAGCGAGAGTTTGAGCGCATGGCATCGGAATGTATCCAGCAGCGAGCAAAGGAATCGTCGAAGGTTAATCCGAAGCAAGTTCCTGTCCCGGTCACGTTTCGCAATGAGACGAAGAAATCATACGATCAGCTACAG GAACCAACAGTGGAGAAACCCGATACGGTTCCGTTTGCGTTGATGATTCGCGGCAAGGGCAAGCAGCAGGTTTACAAGACATTCGAAGCACCGGAGGACAGCCAACTGGCGCAGTACATCCGGGAGCAGGAGCGCAAACAGCAGGAAGAGAAGGACAATGTCAAACGGTTGACACTCAACATTTCCGAACGGCTTGAGGAGGAGGACTACCAGGAATCGTTGAATCAGCCGACACGCGCCGCCGACCCGCTCCGGATGCGGCCGTTGAAGCCGGCCAAGTTCAAGCACCCGAAAGGCGTACCCGACATCGATGCCATCTTCCACTGA
- the LOC131289430 gene encoding uncharacterized protein LOC131289430: MTTLLPTSQSTGVEAYEDMFKEITRKLYGDESAHGLYPHNTQVAQLAPGAPTAPPDGGERSFTTLTQIGYETTTVGSSGAGPEPAGASGASAASTAFGLAALMQNGFPPPGAILNPVNFPPGTSKTPTSEFLLLDISTPSGDTNRWHSQQQGAEQESWSTGKHSSSTYGGKSSYKKPKTEPQDAGLNIPSTADRTGKGGAQGGGPGSSASSAGTTPHAYKRYSCTTCPYTTDRRDLFTRHENIHKDEKPFQCYACLKPFNRADHVKKHFLRMHRELEYDIAKTRRCPPSTSGTSSGTGSSSANTNKASGNYYGHMSHSGNSGAVPTSTGTSATTSTTQQPMQLNIPSGSFTSSGVHSLNIPSHAHESVSGQHHITASGLNGGHSAGQLLQLHNLHHQQQQQQHNVHHSSITIKQEKGLASGGSSLNTSASSAGGSPDEKSFVKKIKGEKKFACTFCPWAGTDNWGLKRHLNTHTKPYVCLLCDYKAARSERLATHVLKVHNKKACGKCSFFAEDQAHLDAHLQEAHPHDPTKVGKLTGTGGGGGGSSNGNAATHHAAAAPNGNVLRNLGNAFTSNNLPTNIPTSGNGFGTGTSANGHYHTAAGHHAATGNVLTTSNAANLIDTINQHLASAVGQNGGATTGVTGSSLQQQQHHQQQHWMVKPHRKRNGPELLYSYLEADGSDSGDYARLLHMQAVGRNKASVTQDFHNAGGGDNGINGDHSSSDGHSNTAAIPLLVGSKADRMRNNEPQDGSKSAAPALAKASDNVALSLASLLGGDQLSFLQLLATAAVAHQQLQLHSSTGPYANAGGSSSSGVQQKKQQQPKPSKAATAAVYQPSPVAGASKGDRYGSMVSSPPATANTLPHPQPHPRPATANSTSSSSSSKHSSNSTNGTTMIIPIGAPTTAAYATGESGGGYKKRRLNGSSSSDKENLIHRKGHSGGVLHLPGAASDIIVNGGNAIVNGGGGSKVGHNHHHNHHHHNNNNSSTSNKNINDIFDKVYKKPQNSFAPAKQQQHGVLPPILRIAPPAAVEDDVVNPVVIETEGQQFSLTEFLKNHTEVSISTVGNGITTMESKAGDDGEDSGVSSSEVESTEKLPASIQVVPPKKRKSEGERNPRKQQQPRRFDDSDSGGDTVPLDLAPGEKPITPSVTVNITPADESVSEGKQKVPAKANSPELTETGSSDESCVSRLADIRDKHMTQLVSRRRCCRICQNRGLLDHLDNYHYHSKISLILHTRWRHSRTHPQEVHCRQCGSQFRQAYKLALHRRLTHHSASSAEGKKTTVPKKSNGTASGVGKRSNGKENLATNYGRRKQRRRKPRSRCFTPRRRK, from the exons ATGACCACGCTCCTGCCAACGTCTCAATCCACCGGGGTTGAGGCGTACGAGGACATGTTCAAGGAGATCACCCGGAAGCTGTACGGCGACGAGTCGGCCCACGGGCTCTACCCGCACAACACGCAGGTGGCCCAGCTAGCGCCGGGGGCTCCGACCGCCCCGCCGGACGGTGGCGAACGATCCTTCACCACGCTCACGCAGATCGGCTACGAAACGACCACCGTCGGATCGTCCGGGGCGGGGCCAGAGCCGGCCGGCGCTTCCGGTGCGTCCGCCGCCTCGACCGCGTTCGGGCTGGCCGCGCTGATGCAGAACGGCTTCCCGCCACCCGGCGCCATACTGAACCCGGTCAACTTTCCGCCCGGCACGAGCAAAACGCCCACAAGTGAGTTCCTACTACTAG ATATATCGACGCCATCCGGCGACACCAATCGCTGGCACAGCCAGCAGCAAGGGGCCGAGCAGGAATCCTGGAGTACCGGCAAACACTCGTCGTCCACGTACGGCGGCAAATCGTCGTACAAGAAGCCAAAAACGGAACCTCAAGACGCTGGCCTTAACATTCCCAGCACGGCCGACCGCACGGGAAAGGGCGGAGCGCAAGGCGGTGGTCCCGGCTCGTCCGCCTCTTCGGCCGGTACGACGCCACACGCCTACAAACGTTACAGTTGCACCACCTGCCCCTATACGACCGACCGGCGCGATCTGTTCACGCGCCACGAAAACATTCACAAGGACGAGAAACCGTTCCAGTGCTACGCGTGCCTCAAGCCGTTCAACCGGGCCGACCATGTGAAGAAACATTTTCTCCGCATGCACCGGGAGCTGGAGTACGATATTGCAAAAACGCGTCGCTGTCCACCGTCCACTTCCGGCACGTCCAGCggcaccggcagcagcagcgccaaCACTAACAAAGCCAGCGGCAACTACTACGGCCACATGTCGCATTCCGGTAACTCTGGAGCAGTGCCGACGTCAACGGGAACCAGTGCGACGACATCGACAACCCAGCAGCCGATGCAACTCAACATTCCTAGTGGAAGTTTTACTAGCAGTGGAGTGCACTCACTCAACATCCCTTCCCATGCGCACGAGAGCGTCAGTGGGCAACACCATATCACAGCGTCCGGTCTCAACGGGGGCCATTCCGCTGGGCAGCTGCTGCAACTGCACAATctccatcatcagcagcagcaacagcagcacaatGTCCACCATTCCTCGATAACGATAAAACAGGAGAAGGGTCTCGCTTCCGGTGGCTCCAGCCTGAACACGTCCGCCAGCTCAGCCGGCGGTTCACCGGACGAGAAGTCGTtcgtgaagaaaatcaaggGCGAAAAGAAGTTTGCCTGCACGTTCTGTCCCTGGGCGG GTACCGACAACTGGGGACTGAAGCGACACCTTAATACTCACACGAAACCGTACGTGTGCCTGCTTTGCGACTACAAGGCAGCCCGCTCGGAACGCCTCGCCACGCACGTCCTTAAGGTGCACAACAAGAAGGCTTGCGGCAAGTGTAGCTTCTTCGCCGAGGATCAGGCCCATCTGGACGCGCATCTTCAGGAAGCCCA CCCACACGATCCAACGAAGGTTGGTAAGCTTACCGGAaccggaggtggtggtggtggtagtagtaACGGTAACGCCGCAACACACCACGCGGCCGCGGCCCCGAACGGCAACGTCCTGCGCAATTTGGGTAATGCATTTACGTCGAACAATTTGCCCACCAACATTCCGACCAGTGGGAATGGCTTTGG TACCGGCACATCGGCAAATGGCCACTATCATACCGCTGCCGGGCATCACGCGGCCACCGGTAACGTACTGACCACCAGCAACGCTGCGAACCTAATCGATACGATCAATCAGCATCTAGCGTCGGCGGTGGGACAGAACGGCGGTGCGACCACTGGTGTCACCGGCTCCTCActccagcaacaacagcatcaccagcagcaacactgGATGGTGAAGCCGCACCGGAAACGGAACGGCCCGGAACTACTCTATAGCTATCTGGAAGCGGACGGAAGCGACTCCGGTGACTATGCACG CCTTTTACACATGCAAGCAGTCGGAAGGAACAAAGCTTCAGTGACGCAGGATTTTCATAATGCGGGAGGCGGAGACAACGGTATCAACGGCGACCACAGTAGCAGCGACGGCCACAGCAACACGGCAGCCATTCCACTGCTCGTTGGCTCGAAGGCCGATCGAATGAGGAACAACGAACCTCAGGATGGTAGCAAAAGCGCTGCCCCAGCCCTAGCCAAAGCCTCCGACAACGTCGCCCTTTCGCTGGCCTCGCTACTCGGTGGCGATCAGCTGTCGTTCCTGCAGCTACTGGCCACGGCCGCCGTTGCCCaccagcagctgcagctgcaCTCGTCCACCGGACCGTACGCCAATgccggcggcagcagcagcagcggcgtgCAGCAGAAGAAACAGCAGCAGCCCAAACCATCGAAAGCAGCAACAGCGGCGGTCTATCAACCGTCGCCGGTCGCCGGTGCCTCGAAAGGCGATCGTTACGGCAGCATGGTTTCGTCGCCTCCCGCAACAGCAAACACCCTACCACACCCACAGCCACATCCACGGCCAGCAACAGCAAatagcaccagcagcagcagcagcagcaagcacaGCTCGAATAGTACAAATGGCACCACCATGATAATCCCTATCGGAGCCCCAACAACAGCAG CATACGCGACTGGCGAGTCTGGCGGAGGTTACAAAAAACGCCGCCTCAACGGATCGTCCTCGAGCGATAAGGAAAATCTGATCCATCGCAAAGGGCACTCCGGAGGCGTCCTCCACCTTCCGGGTGCGGCCAGCGATATTATCGTCAACGGCGGCAACGCAATCGTGAACGGAGGAGGCGGCAGCAAAGTAGGCCACAATCATCACcacaatcatcatcaccacaacaataacaacagcaGCACTAGCAATAAGAACATAAACGATATTTTTGATAAAGTGTACAAAAAGCCGCAGAACTCTTTTGCGCCAGccaagcaacagcagcacggTGTTTTGCCACCAATATTGCGCATCGCGCCACCGGCGGCTGTCGAGGACGATGTGGTCAACCCGGTGGTGATCGAAACCGAAGGGCAGCAGTTTTCGCTGACGGAGTTTCTGAAGAACCACACGGAGGTATCGATCAGCACGGTGGGGAATGGAATCACGACAATGGAAAGTAAGGCGGGTGATGACGGAGAGGACAGTGGCGTCAGCAGCAGCGAGGTTGAGTCAACGGAGAAGCTGCCAGCGTCGATACAGGTCGTGCCGCCGAAGAAGCGCAAATCGGAGGGCGAACGAAATCCACGCAAACAGCAACAGCCACGCCGTTTCGATGACTCCGACTCCGGGGGAGACACGGTGCCTTTGGATCTCGCCCCGGGAGAGAAACCGATCACCCCGTCCGTCACGGTCAACATCACCCCGGCGGATGAATCGGTGAGTGAAGGCAAGCAGAAAGTCCCCGCAAAAGCCAACTCTCCGGAACTAACCGAAACGGGTTCGTCGGACGAGAGCTGCGTTAGCCGGCTGGCGGACATTCGCGACAAGCACATGACGCAGCTCGTGTCACGTCGACGCTGCTGCCGGATTTGCCAGAACCGGGGTCTGCTGGATCACCTCGACAACTATCACTATCACAGCAAAATTTCCCTCATCCTGCACACACGCTGGCGCCATTCCCGCACCCACCCGCAAGAGGTCCATTGCCGTCAGTGTGGCTCCCAGTTCCGCCAGGCGTACAAGTTAGCCCTGCACCGACGGCTCACACACCACTCCGCAAGTTCCGCCGAGGGTAAGAAAACGACCGTGCCAAAGAAATCCAACGGTACGGCGTCGGGTGTGGGGAAGCGATCGAATGGTAAAGAAAATCTCGCCACCAACTACG GCAGAAGGAAGCAGCGGAGACGTAAACCCCGGAGCCGCTGTTTTACTCCTCGACGCAGGAAATGA
- the LOC131286235 gene encoding ubiquitin-protein ligase E3C, producing the protein MFNFDGEFRRRPQQNLGGASQKTDRLTVIRKAQQERQKREEARRQQNGAIVIQSAVRSFIQRQQTKHRERGKFDEYRKANGIRNGHDLEYLTKRILFFYQQQTGQDGDRLIFLCQYMIKNPGETFKHVASEVIWTYRIKRLLGLCLGQILVPDHSPTIPMRMLEIYSSNTYISKHLPPGVTPNQQHQAIQQYLTTVYGHLIEHRYFHVVRQLIEEKVPSIDTDTTTMPHPIADALFDMLLRPLKLVQPDPLDALSRQILQSFTFNVLSSTLSDQMKHFILSTLGEREDFPYWTLVRCIADEYQAQLDRRSAILIDLTDDLTRKSGTPKKARRNQSKDERLRLTSSLLYAFLKLDERHTADKTNSKVQFGAYLKVIASMMDNINKLPRKTIRSSINRPLGDSSDSESDSEDVPALSPTEGCLLQDIIGMLNESRRVAYIVRTIDTVLDEPVAVQNLCQICHQLMTYNRMAVYEYKLLYMLASKPVIIRSLWYTLMAHSDGQMFTTPIVLLSKGLNISKEDSDRTIPVLASFCALFGRLIASLHDGEFVQENVLPGTVSSIMPFSIAELIPLSTTLKEISLGLVELAFPETRSFLHENYRTMISSLTTGTGTDRSNSGRSRYEPNRQIWPHLLKVCVSLLRQIHTRDLRRCFCPEGHWTAQNLNLPLDKPTDLHLSRGSRRNPRPFQPIRDFTREDVEDGPPLSTKQIRSITILREIPFVVPFNTRVGVFQGLVAADKLRTQGDLQGFLQGPSTQMTVRRSHLYEDAFDKLSPTNEPDIRPKFRIEMVNSVGLREAGIDGGGVFREFLSELIKLAFDPHRGFFMITKDNMLYPNPSVGKIVEDFQRHYYFIGRILGKALYENLLVELPLAEFFLSKLAGKHSDVDVHQLASLDPILYRNLMSLKAYEGDVADLGLDFTIVCDALGETRVEELKPNGANIIVNTSNRIEYIQLMADFKLNQQIRAQCAAFRQGLANVLPIEWLYMFSNKELQVLISGAEIPVDVHDLRKHTRYGGDFSLEHHTIQLFWKVVEQFDDIQRRLLLKFVTSCSRPPLLGFKDLDPPFFIQNAGDTDRLPSASTCMNLLKLPAFEEEDILREKLLYAIQSGAGFELS; encoded by the exons ATGTTCAACTTCGATGGAGAGTTCCGTAGACGGCCTCAGCAAAATCTCGGTGGTGCCTCGCAGAAAACAGACCGTCTGACCGTCATACGAAAGGCGCAACAAGAACGGCAAAAACGCGAGGAGGCACGTCGTCAGCAGAACGGTGCGATCGTGATTCAATCCGCCGTTCGTAGTTTCATACAACGGCAGCAAACGAAGCACCGGGAGCGTGGCAAATTCGACGAGTATCGTAAAGCGAACGGCATACGGAATGGTCACGATTTGGAGTATCTCACGAAACGGATCCTATTTTTCTACCAACAACAAACAGGGCAGGATGGAGATCGACTG ATATTTCTTTGTCAATATATGATCAAAAACCCTGGAGAAACATTTAAGCATGTGGCATCGGAAGTTATCTGGACATATCGTATCAAGCGCTTACTTGGACTGTGCCTTGGACAAATTCTTGTTCCAGATCATTCACCG ACAATACCGATGCGCATGCTGGAAATCTATTCATCCAACACGTACATCAGCAAACATCTCCCGCCGGGCGTAACGCCGAACCAACAGCATCAAGCCATCCAGCAATACCTTACCACCGTCTATGGGCACCTGATCGAGCATCGCTACTTTCACGTCGTGAGGCAGCTGATCGAAGAGAAGGTACCGTCGATCGATACCGATACCACCACCATGCCACACCCGATAGCGGACGCACTGTTCGATATGCTGCTCCGACCACTGAAACTGGTCCAACCCGACCCACTGGACGCGCTCAGCCGCCAGATTCTGCAATCGTTCACCTTCAACGTCCTTTCATCGACACTGTCCGATCAGATGAAACACTTTATCCTGTCGACGCTCGGGGAGCGGGAAGATTTCCCCTACTGGACGCTCGTACGGTGCATCGCGGACGAGTATCAGGCACAACTCGACCGTCGAAGTGCGATCCTGATCGATCTCACCGATGATTTGACGCGAAAGAGTGGAACACCGAAGAAGGCACGACGCAACCAATCCAAGGACGAACGTCTACGATTGACCAGTTCGCTGTTATATGCGTTTCTTAAGCTAGATGAAAGACACACGGCCG acAAAACAAATAGCAAGGTACAGTTCGGTGCGTACCTCAAAGTGATCGCCTCAATGATggacaacataaataaactacCTCGGAAGACGATCCGCTCGTCGATCAACCGACCGCTCGGGGACTCGAGTGATTCGGAGTCGGATTCGGAGGACGTACCGGCGCTCAGTCCCACCGAGGGTTGCCTGCTGCAGGATATCATCGGCATGCTGAACGAGAGCCGGCGGGTCGCGTACATTGTGCGCACCATCGACACCGTGCTGGACGAGCCGGTGGCCGTGCAGAACCTGTGCCAGATCTGCCACCAGCTCATGACGTACAACCGGATGGCGGTGTACGAGTACAAGCTGCTGTACATGCTCGCCTCCAAACCGGTGATCATCCGGAGCCTCTGGTACACGCTGATGGCGCACTCAGATGGCCAAATGTTTACCACGCCCATTGTGCTGCTCTCCAAAGGGCTCAACATTT CTAAAGAAGACTCCGATCGTACCATTCCGGTGCTGGCCTCTTTTTGTGCGCTGTTTGGCCGGCTAATTGCATCGTTGCACGACGGTGAATTTGTTCAGGAGAACGTCCTTCCCGGCACGGTCAGTAGCATCATGCCTTTCAGCATAGCGGAACTGATCCCACTCAGCACCACGCTGAAGGAAATCTCGCTCGGTCTGGTTGAGCTAGCGTTCCCCGAGACGCGCTCGTTTCTGCACGAAAACTATCGCACGATGATATCATCGCTCACGACCGGCACCGGCACGGATCGAAGCAACAGCGGACGGTCCCGATACGAACCGAACCGCCAGATTTGGCCCCACCTGCTCAAGGTGTGCGTTTCGCTGTTGCGCCAGATTCATACGCGCGATCTGCGCCGGTGCTTCTGCCCGGAGGGTCACTGGACGGCACAGAATCTGAACCTTCCGCTCGATAAGCCCACCGATCTGCACCTTTCCCGGGGCTCCCGGCGTAATCCGCGGCCCTTCCAACCGATCCGGGATTTTACCCGCGAGGATGTCGAGGATGGGCCACCGCTCTCCACCAAGCAGATACGCTCGATCACGATCCTCCGCGAGATACCGTTCGTGGTGCCGTTCAATACGCGCGTCGGTGTGTTCCAGGGATTGGTGGCGGCCGACAAGCTGCGAACGCAGGGCGACCTGCAAGGATTCCTGCAGGGTCCCTCGACACAGATGACCGTGCGAAGATCCCATCTGTACGAGGATGCCTTCGATAAGCTTAGTCCGACAAACG AGCCCGACATTCGTCCCAAGTTTCGCATCGAAATGGTCAACTCGGTCGGTTTGCGTGAAGCCGGCATCGATGGCGGTGGTGTATTTCGCGAATTTCTCTCCGAGCTTATCAAGCTGGCGTTCGATCCTCATCGGGGATTTTTCAT GATAACGAAAGATAATATGCTCTATCCGAATCCGAGCGTGGGAAAAATTGTGGAAGACTTCCAGCGTCACTATTATTTCATCGGTCGTATTTTGGGCAAAGCGCTGTACGAAAACCTGCTGGTTGAGTTGCCGTTGGccgagtttttcctttccaagcTGGCCGGCAAACACTCGGACGTGGATGTTCACCAGCTAGCGTCGCTAGATCCTATATTGTATAG AAATTTAATGTCATTGAAGGCGTACGAAGGGGATGTTGCAGATTTAGGATTAGATTTCACTATCGTCTGTGATGCTTTAGGAGAGACTCGG GTTGAGGAACTGAAACCGAACGGTGCTAACATCATCGTCAACACGTCCAACCGCATCGAGTACATCCAGCTGATGGCAGATTTCAAACTGAACCAGCAAATCCGGGCCCAGTGTGCCGCCTTCCGCCAGGGTCTGGCCAATGTGCTCCCGATCGAGTGGCTTTATATGTTCAGCAACAAAGAGCTGCAGGTGCTCATCTCCGGCGCCGAAATCCCGGTGGACGTGCACGACCTGCGCAAACACACCCGGTACGGTGGGGACTTTTCGCTCGAGCACCACACGATCCAGCTGTTCTGGAAGGTGGTGGAACAGTTCGACGACATCCAGCGTCGGCTGCTGCTCAAGTTTGTCACCAGCTGTTCGAGGCCACCGCTGCTCGGGTTCAAGGATCTCGATCCGCCGTTCTTCATACAGAATGCTGGCGACACGGACCGTCTTCCATCGGCTAGCACGTGTATGAACCTGCTGAAGTTACCGGCGTTCGAAGAGGAGGACATTTTGCGCGAAAAGCTCCTGTACGCCATACAGAGTGGGGCTGGTTTTGAATTGAGTTAA